A genomic region of Dictyoglomus sp. NZ13-RE01 contains the following coding sequences:
- the rpmG gene encoding 50S ribosomal protein L33 — translation MRVQVTLACSECKNRNYITEKNKKNDPDRLELRKYCPKCRKHTIHREVR, via the coding sequence TAACTTTAGCATGCTCTGAATGTAAAAATAGGAATTATATAACTGAAAAGAATAAGAAGAATGATCCCGATAGATTAGAACTACGAAAATATTGCCCAAAATGTAGAAAACATACTATTCATCGTGAGGTGAGGTAG